In Nitratireductor sp. GISD-1A_MAKvit, a genomic segment contains:
- a CDS encoding ISNCY family transposase gives MGLILMSERELQRVEVLSKVAEGRMTVVSAAHVLALSQRQVRRLLNRFRLDGAAALRHKARGRLSNNRIGNGVRDYALTLIRERYADFGPTLAAEMLAEHHGLVVSRETLRTWMREAGIWLSRKQRRTFHQPRLRREAYGELVQIDGSEHRWFEGRGGPCTLLVFIDDATSTLMQLLFVRSESAFTYFAALEQYLAQHGRPVAFYSDKHSVFRVAKTEAKGGQVMTQFGRALSELHIEILCANSSQAKGRVERANRTLQDRLVKELRLHDICDMETGNAFLPGFMERYNAKFARSPARPDDLHRPMNVAPDRLRDILCKREMRYVGQQLAFSFERKRIMLEENDVTCGLVGKYVDTYAFADGRLDIRWKGLSLPYRVFDRDQRVTHAAVTENKRLGEVLSWIKDHQDDVSSPRVKTNSQKGDYRKRDRKPGRRTDFVNDPAVNARREQALARLKAAE, from the coding sequence TTGGGACTGATTTTGATGAGCGAACGCGAACTGCAACGCGTCGAGGTTTTATCGAAGGTTGCCGAGGGTCGCATGACGGTCGTCTCGGCGGCGCATGTGCTGGCGCTGAGCCAGCGTCAGGTTCGCAGGCTCTTGAACAGGTTCCGCCTGGATGGTGCCGCCGCGCTCCGCCACAAAGCGCGTGGACGACTATCGAACAACCGGATCGGCAACGGTGTTCGGGACTACGCACTGACGCTCATTCGCGAGCGCTATGCCGACTTCGGCCCCACCCTGGCCGCCGAGATGCTTGCGGAACATCATGGTCTCGTGGTTTCGCGTGAGACCTTGCGGACATGGATGCGTGAGGCTGGCATCTGGCTGTCACGCAAGCAGCGGCGCACATTCCATCAGCCACGATTGCGCCGCGAAGCCTATGGTGAGTTGGTTCAGATCGACGGTTCTGAGCATCGCTGGTTCGAGGGCCGCGGCGGTCCCTGCACCCTGCTCGTGTTCATCGATGATGCGACCAGTACATTGATGCAGTTGCTGTTTGTGCGCTCAGAGAGCGCCTTCACCTATTTCGCAGCTCTGGAGCAGTATCTGGCACAGCACGGTCGGCCGGTAGCGTTTTATTCCGACAAGCATTCAGTATTCCGGGTGGCGAAGACAGAAGCCAAGGGTGGTCAGGTTATGACGCAGTTCGGCCGTGCTTTGTCGGAGCTCCATATCGAGATCCTGTGCGCCAATTCCAGCCAAGCAAAAGGCCGCGTCGAGCGCGCCAACCGGACGCTGCAGGATCGGCTCGTGAAGGAACTGCGACTTCACGACATTTGCGATATGGAAACAGGCAACGCTTTCCTGCCAGGGTTTATGGAGCGATACAACGCGAAGTTCGCGAGATCCCCTGCCCGCCCGGATGATTTGCACCGGCCCATGAACGTCGCACCGGATCGTCTGCGCGATATTCTGTGTAAGCGCGAGATGCGCTATGTCGGTCAGCAGTTGGCGTTTTCTTTCGAGCGCAAGCGCATCATGCTGGAGGAGAATGATGTAACGTGCGGTCTGGTCGGCAAGTATGTTGATACCTATGCCTTTGCCGACGGACGGCTCGACATACGCTGGAAAGGACTGTCGCTCCCCTATCGCGTGTTCGACAGGGACCAGCGTGTCACCCATGCGGCTGTGACCGAGAACAAGAGGCTCGGAGAGGTCCTCTCGTGGATTAAGGATCATCAGGATGACGTGTCGTCACCACGAGTGAAGACAAACAGCCAGAAAGGCGATTATCGCAAGCGCGACCGCAAACCCGGGCGCAGGACGGACTTTGTAAACGATCCGGCCGTCAACGCGCGGCGTGAGCAGGCACTTGCGAGGTTGAAGGCGGCCGAATGA
- a CDS encoding RidA family protein gives MTKQCFGTSHVPLSPAVRAGDFVYISGQVPVGADGVVVKGGITEQTGQVMENVKAALALAGCTLDDVVKTTVWLEDARDFGPFNAVYGKYFPKDPPARTTVESRLMIDIKIEVEAVAYKPL, from the coding sequence ATGACCAAGCAGTGCTTCGGCACCTCCCATGTGCCACTTTCCCCCGCCGTGCGCGCCGGCGATTTCGTCTACATCTCGGGCCAGGTTCCGGTGGGAGCCGATGGCGTTGTCGTCAAGGGCGGCATCACCGAGCAGACCGGGCAGGTGATGGAAAACGTCAAGGCGGCCTTGGCGCTTGCCGGCTGCACACTCGACGATGTGGTGAAAACGACCGTCTGGCTGGAGGATGCGCGCGATTTCGGCCCGTTCAATGCGGTCTATGGCAAATATTTCCCGAAAGACCCGCCGGCACGCACCACGGTGGAATCACGGCTGATGATCGACATCAAGATCGAAGTCGAGGCCGTCGCCTACAAGCCGCTCTGA
- a CDS encoding Rrf2 family transcriptional regulator, whose amino-acid sequence MRMTLHTDYALRMLIFLAVRPDAPCTVSDVAEAHGLSHNHLLKVARRLRQMGVISTLRGRTGGIFLAQDPESIALGTVVREMEGSLALVECMGSEASACVLTPACRLKGIVTEALDAWLAVFDRYTLADLVTNRQSLAGLLGLDLPASGAVASA is encoded by the coding sequence ATGCGCATGACGCTGCACACCGACTATGCGCTACGGATGTTGATTTTTCTGGCCGTGCGGCCGGATGCGCCCTGCACCGTGAGCGATGTCGCGGAGGCTCATGGGCTTTCGCACAACCACCTTTTGAAGGTTGCCCGCCGGTTGAGGCAGATGGGCGTGATAAGCACGCTGCGTGGGCGCACGGGCGGCATTTTTCTTGCGCAAGATCCCGAGAGCATCGCTCTGGGAACTGTCGTGCGGGAGATGGAAGGAAGCCTTGCGCTGGTGGAGTGCATGGGCTCTGAAGCCAGCGCCTGTGTGCTCACGCCGGCCTGCCGGCTCAAAGGCATCGTGACAGAGGCGCTCGATGCCTGGCTTGCCGTGTTCGATCGCTATACGCTTGCCGATCTGGTTACCAACAGGCAGTCCCTTGCGGGGTTGCTCGGCCTCGATCTGCCTGCCTCAGGCGCAGTCGCCTCTGCCTGA
- a CDS encoding carbohydrate ABC transporter permease, with translation MNPKLKKSLVYWALLSPLIVLILFPFAVMFITAIKPANEVLSPTWWPREAAWRNFIDMWEATNFGNALWNSVYVSVLSTILALAVSIPAAYAMSRFRFAGQGFFRQFLLVTQMLSPIVLVIGLFRLVVWLGLLDNVNSIVFVYGAFNVAFTVWMLQSYFSTIPKDLEEAAWIEGASPAKALVMVFLPLALPAMTVTAIFSFINAWNEFVIALTMLRRQESYTLPIQIFSLVAGRYTVEWHHVMAATFVATIPVAVIFAWLQRYLVRGLAIGAVK, from the coding sequence ATGAACCCCAAGCTTAAGAAATCGCTTGTCTACTGGGCGCTGCTTTCGCCGCTCATCGTGCTGATCCTGTTTCCGTTTGCCGTGATGTTCATCACCGCGATCAAGCCGGCAAACGAGGTGCTGTCGCCAACCTGGTGGCCGCGTGAGGCGGCGTGGCGCAACTTCATCGACATGTGGGAGGCCACGAATTTCGGCAACGCGCTGTGGAATTCGGTCTATGTCTCGGTGCTTTCGACCATTCTCGCGCTCGCGGTCTCCATTCCGGCAGCCTATGCGATGAGCCGCTTCCGGTTTGCAGGGCAGGGCTTTTTCCGCCAGTTTCTTCTCGTCACGCAGATGCTCTCACCCATCGTGCTTGTCATTGGCCTGTTCCGGCTGGTGGTCTGGCTCGGCCTGCTCGACAATGTGAACTCGATCGTCTTCGTCTATGGCGCGTTCAATGTCGCGTTCACGGTGTGGATGCTGCAAAGCTATTTCTCCACCATCCCGAAGGATCTTGAAGAGGCCGCGTGGATCGAGGGCGCAAGCCCGGCAAAGGCACTGGTGATGGTGTTTTTGCCGCTCGCCCTTCCGGCGATGACGGTGACGGCCATCTTCTCCTTCATCAATGCGTGGAACGAGTTCGTCATCGCGCTCACCATGCTGCGACGTCAGGAAAGCTACACGCTGCCGATCCAGATTTTCTCGCTCGTCGCCGGCCGCTACACGGTCGAGTGGCATCACGTCATGGCGGCCACCTTTGTCGCCACCATCCCCGTCGCCGTCATCTTTGCCTGGCTGCAGCGCTATCTCGTGCGCGGCCTTGCCATCGGTGCGGTGAAATAG
- a CDS encoding group III truncated hemoglobin yields the protein MSDAFSARPKPQPEEAVADPTLNRPFIGRLVREFYGRVRSDARLGPIFAGEIKDDWEPHLEKMTDFWCAVMLKDGSYHGRPVPAHLKLKTVVEADFDIWLGLFRETVEELCAPAVAAAFMERAERIAKSLKLAMFFRLPAALDPDAARARTRE from the coding sequence ATGAGCGATGCATTTTCCGCCCGCCCGAAGCCGCAGCCGGAAGAAGCTGTGGCGGATCCCACACTGAACCGGCCTTTCATCGGTCGCCTGGTGCGCGAGTTCTATGGCCGGGTTCGCAGCGATGCGCGGCTGGGGCCCATCTTTGCCGGCGAGATCAAGGACGACTGGGAACCGCATCTGGAGAAAATGACCGATTTCTGGTGCGCGGTCATGCTCAAGGACGGCAGCTATCATGGCAGACCGGTGCCGGCTCACCTCAAGTTGAAGACGGTTGTGGAAGCCGACTTCGACATCTGGCTGGGGCTGTTTCGTGAGACTGTCGAGGAGCTGTGTGCGCCGGCAGTTGCTGCAGCGTTCATGGAACGGGCGGAGCGTATCGCGAAAAGCCTGAAGCTTGCGATGTTTTTTCGCCTGCCGGCGGCGCTCGATCCGGATGCCGCGCGCGCCCGGACCCGGGAGTGA
- a CDS encoding M81 family metallopeptidase, giving the protein MRVFTASLATETNTFSPIPTDRGDFEMAFYAGPGEHPETPTLCSAPIPVLRRRAREEGFTLIEGTATWAEPGGYVRLDVYEALRDEILDQLRAAMPVDCVVLGLHGAMVARGLDDCEGDLLTRVREIVGPDVIVAAELDPHSHLTAKRVAAADILASFLEFPHTDFLERAEHVVDLALRATRGEIHPVISTFDCRMIDVFPTSREPMRSFVDRMKALQGREGILSVSLIHGFMAGDVPELGTQVMVVTDNAPEKGAALAEKLGQEVRAMRGMTAMNSLSANDAIARAKAGGANGRPVVIADIWDNPGGGTAGDNTVLLHALVDSGIKSAGIATIWDPQAVAFAQGAGAGTILDMRIGGKANAASGTPFDGTFEIRKLADEGWQTFGTSRVTLGPAAVVRLVGTEIDIVLNTNRTQTFEPDIFSNLGVDPLEKQVLLIKSTNHFHAGFAPISGEIIYAVVEGCYPNNPKTAGYKKLARPIWPIDENAFGEQVR; this is encoded by the coding sequence ATGCGTGTCTTTACCGCGTCGCTCGCCACCGAAACGAACACCTTCTCGCCGATCCCGACTGATCGCGGCGATTTCGAGATGGCGTTTTATGCCGGGCCGGGGGAACACCCCGAGACTCCGACGCTCTGTTCGGCACCCATCCCGGTCTTGCGGCGGCGGGCGCGGGAGGAGGGGTTCACGCTGATCGAAGGCACCGCCACCTGGGCGGAGCCGGGCGGCTATGTCCGGCTCGATGTCTATGAGGCGCTGCGCGACGAGATTCTGGACCAGCTGCGGGCCGCCATGCCGGTGGACTGTGTGGTGCTTGGCCTGCACGGCGCAATGGTCGCGCGCGGGCTCGACGATTGCGAAGGCGATCTTCTCACCCGTGTGCGCGAGATCGTCGGCCCGGACGTGATCGTCGCCGCCGAACTCGATCCGCACAGCCATCTTACGGCCAAGCGCGTGGCGGCGGCGGATATTCTCGCGTCGTTTCTCGAATTCCCTCATACGGACTTTCTCGAACGCGCCGAACATGTGGTGGATCTCGCCCTGCGTGCCACGCGCGGCGAAATCCACCCCGTGATTTCCACCTTCGACTGCCGCATGATCGATGTTTTTCCGACAAGCCGCGAGCCCATGCGCTCCTTCGTGGACCGCATGAAGGCGCTGCAGGGCAGGGAAGGCATTCTCTCCGTCTCGCTCATCCACGGCTTCATGGCGGGTGATGTGCCGGAGCTCGGCACGCAGGTCATGGTCGTCACCGACAATGCGCCGGAGAAAGGCGCGGCGCTGGCCGAAAAGCTCGGCCAGGAAGTGCGCGCAATGCGCGGCATGACCGCCATGAACAGCCTCTCCGCGAATGACGCCATCGCAAGGGCAAAAGCCGGTGGTGCAAACGGCAGGCCCGTCGTCATCGCCGACATATGGGACAATCCCGGCGGGGGCACGGCGGGCGACAACACCGTTCTTTTGCACGCTCTTGTTGACAGCGGCATCAAGAGCGCAGGCATCGCAACGATCTGGGATCCGCAGGCTGTTGCCTTTGCCCAGGGAGCAGGCGCGGGCACCATTCTCGACATGCGCATTGGCGGCAAGGCGAACGCCGCCAGCGGCACGCCGTTCGACGGCACGTTCGAGATACGAAAACTGGCAGACGAGGGTTGGCAGACCTTTGGCACCAGCCGCGTCACGCTCGGCCCCGCCGCTGTGGTACGGCTTGTCGGCACCGAAATCGACATCGTGCTCAACACCAACCGCACACAAACCTTCGAGCCGGACATCTTTTCCAATCTGGGTGTCGATCCGCTCGAAAAGCAGGTGCTGCTCATCAAGTCGACCAACCATTTTCATGCCGGCTTCGCCCCCATTTCCGGGGAAATCATCTACGCGGTCGTGGAGGGCTGCTACCCCAACAACCCCAAAACCGCCGGCTACAAAAAGCTCGCGCGCCCGATCTGGCCCATCGACGAAAACGCATTTGGCGAGCAGGTGCGATAG
- a CDS encoding ASCH domain-containing protein — protein MNNSIQTLGVVGRLFPMILRGEKTSTIRWRETRITPGPMRYLCDDDPSQSVVVNVLKCTDMPLCSVAAYLGRTEEWPDEVMLAGMREHYPGIDLTDIVQVIEHEVVGLAV, from the coding sequence ATGAATAATTCCATTCAGACACTCGGCGTTGTGGGTCGCCTCTTCCCTATGATTCTGCGCGGTGAGAAGACCTCGACGATCCGGTGGCGAGAGACACGCATCACTCCCGGTCCGATGCGCTATTTATGCGACGATGACCCCAGCCAATCGGTAGTCGTCAATGTTCTCAAATGCACGGACATGCCTCTTTGTTCGGTAGCGGCCTATCTCGGAAGAACCGAGGAGTGGCCGGACGAAGTGATGTTGGCGGGAATGCGCGAGCACTACCCTGGCATCGATCTCACCGATATTGTTCAAGTTATAGAACATGAGGTCGTCGGGCTGGCAGTTTGA
- a CDS encoding carbohydrate ABC transporter permease, with protein sequence MIRSPLTNPYLLILPGFLLAAFIILWPLYQLGTISLNDVNRFGQLRGFNGVENYVAVFTDPDFLGALWRTFIWTGGIVFGTLIVSVPVAMILNEEFYGRSLARVIIMLPWAVSLTMTAIVWRWALNGESGMLNSGLQNIGLIDQNIQWLARASTAFPVQIMIGILVTIPFTTTIFLGGLSSIPDDLYEAAKLEGATRWQTFREITLPLMKPFLNISIVLNMIYVFNSFPIIWATTQGGPANSTDILVTYLYKLGFRFGKLGEASALSVMMFALLLAFTILYVALAMRRERT encoded by the coding sequence ATGATCCGCTCGCCTCTGACAAATCCATATCTGCTGATCCTGCCGGGGTTCCTGCTCGCCGCGTTCATCATCCTGTGGCCGCTTTACCAGCTCGGCACGATTTCGCTGAACGACGTCAACCGCTTCGGCCAGCTGCGCGGGTTCAACGGCGTTGAAAACTATGTCGCCGTCTTCACCGATCCGGATTTTCTCGGCGCGCTCTGGCGCACTTTCATCTGGACCGGCGGCATCGTGTTCGGCACGCTCATCGTTTCCGTGCCCGTCGCCATGATCCTCAACGAGGAGTTTTATGGCCGCTCGCTTGCGCGTGTCATCATCATGCTGCCCTGGGCCGTGTCGCTGACCATGACCGCCATCGTCTGGCGCTGGGCGCTGAATGGCGAAAGCGGCATGCTCAACTCGGGCCTCCAGAACATCGGCCTGATCGACCAGAACATCCAGTGGCTCGCCCGCGCCTCCACCGCGTTTCCGGTGCAGATCATGATCGGGATTCTGGTGACGATCCCGTTCACGACAACGATCTTTCTCGGCGGCCTGTCGTCCATCCCCGACGACCTTTATGAGGCGGCCAAACTTGAAGGCGCTACGCGCTGGCAGACCTTCCGCGAGATCACGCTGCCGCTGATGAAACCGTTTTTGAACATCTCGATCGTGCTCAACATGATCTATGTGTTCAATTCCTTCCCGATCATCTGGGCGACCACGCAGGGCGGGCCCGCCAACTCCACCGACATTCTCGTCACCTATCTCTACAAGCTCGGTTTCCGCTTCGGCAAACTGGGAGAGGCGTCTGCTCTTTCGGTGATGATGTTCGCGCTGCTTCTGGCCTTCACCATCCTCTATGTCGCGCTCGCCATGCGCAGGGAGCGGACATGA